The region agtagcaaaagcaaagctttcaaatgcaacacttacttacacggggtgagaaaagagaagcctttgtctatttaggatggcaatggactgcagagtctcaataaaagttcaaaaagtatttattcaggtaaaaagaactccattgtagatagaaaggcttgggagctgtctagtctactctagactggtttctaagggaaaataagaaaggaaaaataacaaacatctacatagttacatcttgccaggagagatggcaggacgtgttgttagctagaagaacaaagagagaagagagtgaaccaaaattgttccaacctcatggtccagtttattggggccataaaagacattctgaccaatgagaagttagtgtccctagagattcacatttctactaacttcaaagtaagggatgtgacgtacacaggatagagggaaacacagtaaagcctgtctaggcatgctttggaaacagggaaaggattccctccatctaactctatcatctatataactacatttagacttgagtagtccagggtgattcccaacaatatacacacacgcatacactcatttttgtaatatatatattcacCTTAATGAGAGAATGAGTGTGTGTTTGTCTTTTGTGTGTCTCATGTTTGTCAGAAATGACCAGCCCAGAACAAACAGGGCGCGAAGAGCCAGTGCCTGCCGGGAGTGGCCTTTTCTGGCCTGTTTGCTGAGGTTTTCCCTTAATTCAAACAGTTAAAGTGCCGTCTTGACTTGAGTCTCGTGCGCTGTCGAATCCAATGCGTACCTCCATTTGCGTAATCATAATCTTTGGCCGTGTCTTCCTGCTCAGCGGGCAGTTTGCGCTGGTGCGCCGGTGCCAGGAGCGGTCCTCGGGGGCCTGGTTTGCGGCCAAGTTCATCCGGAAGCGGCAGAGCCGGGGGAGCCGGCGGGGGGTGCGGCGCGAGGAGATCCAGCGCGAGGCCGGCATCCTGCGCAGGGTCCGGCACCACAACGTCATCCGCCTCCACGACGCCTTCGAGGACAAGACCGACGTCGTCCTCGTCCTGGAGCTGTGCGTGGGGTTGTGGCCACacggcccggggggggggggggagggagggagggagggccacgggcagggccggccctaggtaattttcaagtgtaggcgaacagaattcactgaaaaataaaagcgttgggtaagcgaaaatgtttgataataaggagggattaaggaaaaacctattaaacatcaaattacattaagattttacaaattaagcaccaaaacatgatgttttaccacaaatcaacagaaaaaacagttcaataccttgcggagtcaggccgcaggagacgggagttgcctcgatggcgccccccacaggatggcgccacaggcaactgcctagttggcctggcggttgaaccgcctctggccaCGGGGTCCCACGCCTGGTGTGGCCCGTCATCTCCAGCTGGCCGGCCCACCCGCCCACCCACccatgcaggcaggcaggcctctTTGAGACGGGCGCCACGGGTGTCTCTCTCCCGCGCAGGGTGTCCGGAGGGGAGCTGTTTGAGTTCCTGTCGCAGAAGGAGTCCCTGAGCGAGGAGGAGGCCGTCCAGTTCCTCCGCCAGATCCTCGACGGCGTCCACTACCTCCACGACAACAAGATTGCACACTTTGACCTcaaggtgaggaggaggaggaggagcctttgaagaacaaatgaacaacaacaaacaaacaaatctatTGATGTTAATATATTCATGTTGCTGGCCCCCTTGTCCTAAGGGGTGGGTGTCCACCTGGACATGTCTCTTTTTCCTCCcgtgtccctccctccctccagccgGAGAACATCATGCTCCAGGACCGGAGCCTCCCCGTCCCGCACATCAAGCTGATCGACTTTGGCCTGGCCCACGAGATCGAGGAGGGCGTGGAGTTCAAGAACATCTTTGGGACCCCCGAATTCGTGGGTGGGTCCGCCTTGCGCCCCCCTGCGCCCCCCTTGGGCCCTTTGTCCAGAGCCCCACACGCCTCCCCatcgtttctctctctcttccagcgCCCGAAATCGTGAACTACGAGCCCCTGGGCCTGGCAGCGGACATGTGGTGAGGACgcggcccccctcccccctgcgCTTGGAGGGGCAACGAgggctccctccccccccccccccggtctcttGACCTGGACGTTTCCTCAGAGtgatccctcccttccttccttctttctgtagGAGCATCGGGGTCATCACCTACATCCTGTGAGTACGGATCCATGGGGCTCAGCCTTGCAGGAATCAAGGTGGAACTGGGGTGGAGGACACTACGGGGCTTGAGCCCACACCTCACTGGAGCTAagcccctccctcttcctcttccccttcctcttcctcttccccttcctcccttccccaggCTGAGCGGGGCCTCTCCCTTCCTGGGGGAGACCAAGCAGGAGACCTTGTCCAACATCTCGGCCGTCCGCTACGACTTTGACCCGGCCCTCTTTGGCCGCACCAGCCACCTGGCCAAGGACTTCATCCGCAGGCTCCTCCTCAAGGACACGCGGTCAGTTGACCCTCTCGGCCCGCCCGCCCACCCAGGCCCTTCTCCTTGGGATTCAGGCAGGCCGCCTTTCTCTAGATGTtgttttcttctctctccttccagGAAGCGCCTCACCATCCAAGAAGCCCTTTCTCACGCTTGGATCATGGTAAGACTAGAAGGCCAGGCTCCGCATAAAACCTGtaggcaaacttcgtccctccaggtgtttgggactccaactcccaccattcctaacagcctcaggccccttcctttcccccctcaggccatgagatcatgccagacg is a window of Anolis carolinensis isolate JA03-04 unplaced genomic scaffold, rAnoCar3.1.pri scaffold_11, whole genome shotgun sequence DNA encoding:
- the dapk2 gene encoding death-associated protein kinase 2: MAVFKQQKVEDAYEIGEELGSGQFALVRRCQERSSGAWFAAKFIRKRQSRGSRRGVRREEIQREAGILRRVRHHNVIRLHDAFEDKTDVVLVLELVSGGELFEFLSQKESLSEEEAVQFLRQILDGVHYLHDNKIAHFDLKPENIMLQDRSLPVPHIKLIDFGLAHEIEEGVEFKNIFGTPEFVAPEIVNYEPLGLAADMWSIGVITYILLSGASPFLGETKQETLSNISAVRYDFDPALFGRTSHLAKDFIRRLLLKDTRKRLTIQEALSHAWIMRRLGGAEGPEAAGRGGPEGGGLKTQRLREYTLQSHSSMPPNHTYADFGRFAGVVEAVRGMERRFGALASAHDALQEDLEGLAAALAEKEARCRAEREGARHELSRLKYEFRKAGAAKRQLQAEARAVRDGVDGALGRLRGMQARFQALQEEAQEGLAFFNNALAELLTGEPLRATPGPP